Part of the Limibacillus sp. genome is shown below.
GGCCATGGAGCACTGGGCGTGCAGGACCTTCACGTCCTCGCCCCGGTCGTGGGCCTCGGCGAGCTGATAGGTCATGAGCCGCGAAGCCCAGAGCTCGGTCATGGAATCGGCCAGCATGAACTGCACCGCCTGATACTCGGAGATCGGCGCGCCGAAGGCCTTGCGCTCCTGGGCGAAGGCGCTGGCTTCCTCGATCAGCCGCTGGGCGGCGCCACAGCAGCGCGCCGCGATCATCAGGCGTTCATAGCGGAACCAGTCATGGGTGAAGGCCATGCCGTCGCCTTCCTCGCCGATGCGGTGGGAAAGCGGCACCTTGACGCCATTGAACCGCAGGATCGGGTGATGATGGCTGTAGGTGTGGCTGTAGGCGGGCGTGCGCACCACCTCCACGCCCGGCGTGTCGTGATCCACGAAGAACAGCAGGTGCGCGCCCTCGTTGCCGCCGCCCTTCAGCTTCGCCTGGACCAGCATGAAGTCGGCGTGGTTGTAGGAGGTGACGTGCCACTTCTCTCCCTCGATGACGTAGTGCCCGTTTTCGCGGCGGGCCGTGGTCTCGATAGCGTCCACGTCGGAGCCCGCCGCCGCCTCCGTGATCGCATAGCACTCGCCGCGCTCGCCCCGGATCACCGGCCCCACCCAGCGCTCGAACTGCTCCTCTGTCGCTATCTCCGCGACGCCGCGCGCCGGCGTCGTCACGATCCAGCCGAGGCCGTTGGTGACG
Proteins encoded:
- a CDS encoding acyl-CoA/acyl-ACP dehydrogenase, whose translation is MSYPLPKHVRDLQARVAAFIDQEVMPHEVHAEMHGGEFPEGVEAGLKKKVAELGLRAMNIPKEMGGGGLTFLEQAIVSEQLGRVTNGLGWIVTTPARGVAEIATEEQFERWVGPVIRGERGECYAITEAAAGSDVDAIETTARRENGHYVIEGEKWHVTSYNHADFMLVQAKLKGGGNEGAHLLFFVDHDTPGVEVVRTPAYSHTYSHHHPILRFNGVKVPLSHRIGEEGDGMAFTHDWFRYERLMIAARCCGAAQRLIEEASAFAQERKAFGAPISEYQAVQFMLADSMTELWASRLMTYQLAEAHDRGEDVKVLHAQCSMAKLYASEMANRVADRAVQIFGGRGYMRENVAERYFRELRVDRIWEGTSEIQRVIIANQLYKRGQDALIS